Proteins found in one Salvia splendens isolate huo1 chromosome 10, SspV2, whole genome shotgun sequence genomic segment:
- the LOC121750723 gene encoding guanine nucleotide exchange factor SPIKE 1-like isoform X3, with the protein MEPLLDENLEQWPHLNELVQSYGADWVKDEYKYGHYENVGSITFQNQVFEGPNTDIETEMELANARRTRTQVSTEEEVSSTSGSNCLQHLGESPLPAYEPVFDWDNERSTIFGQRIPAANIVQYTSGLRIAVKVLSLSFQAGFAEPFYGTICLYNRERREKLSEDFIFNMLPADIQNMNSSVEARGIFHVDVPSASVCLLIQLEKPATEEGGVTSSVYSRKEPVHLTEREKQKLQVWSRLMPHRESFAWAIVPLFDGGVTSASGGSASPSSPLVTSLSGSTSQEGAAEPVAKITLDGKLEYSGGNSVVVEVSNLSKVKEGYTEESLLDPKRKIHKPVKGILRLEIEKLQCGQVDLGGHPNMSDGRQNSDFDVHSSYGAVLDRNGSVSHGLGDSDTNDFQAFDFRITSRNEPFLQLFHCLYVYPLSVSMTRKRNLFIRVELRKDDADIRKPPLEAMHPREPGSTLQKCAETHVAVGARVACYHDEIKVSLPAIWTPSHHLLFTLFHVDLQTKIESPKPVVVGYAALPLSAYAQSKSEISLPLMRELVPHYLQDTSREKPDYLEDGKNVFRLRLRLCSSLSPISERIRDFFLEYDRHILRTSPPWGSELLEAINSLKNVDSTALLQFLQPILNMLLHLIGNGGETLQVAAFRAMVNILTRVQQESVDDGERNLFLVNYVDFAFDDFGGRQPPVYPGLSTVWGSLARSKAKGYRVGPVYDDVLAMAWFFLELIVKSMALEQTRLCYHNLPSGEDVPPMQLKEGVFRCIMQLYDCLLTEVHERCKKGLGLAKYLNSGMAFFCYDLLSTIEPRQVFELVSLYLDKFSGVCQPVLHDCKLTFLQILCDHDLFVEMPGRDPSDRNYISSILIQEIFIAWDHEDLSMRAKAARILVVLLCKHEFDLRYQKLEDKLYIAQLYFPLVGQILDEMPVLYNLGSSEKREVLIAILQIIRNLDDASLIKAWQQSIARTRLFFKLLEECLIHFEQRKPDDTLLMGSSSRSPLGDKPFPSKYSERLSPAINQYLLEAARQEVGPQGTPENGYLWQRVNSQLSSPSQPYSLREALAQAQSSRIGASTQALRESLHPILRQKLELWEENLSAAVSLQVLEIIEKFSGAVASRTIATDYGKLDCITSLFMIVFSHNQSLAFWKAIFPVFNNVFELHGATLMSRENDRFLKQIAFHLLRLGVFRNENIRKRAVIGLQILVRSSFSYFAKTERLQVVLTITLSELMSEVQVTHMKSDGTLEESGEARRLRKSLEEMADESKTPSILRECGLPETALVGSSEQLSDNRWSWSEVKVLSDSLLLALDASLEHALLASVMTVDRYAAAESFYKLAMAFAPVPDLHIMWLLHLCDAHQEMQSWAEAAQCAVAVAGVVMQALVSRNDGVWSSDHVSALRKICPMVSGEITSEASAAEVEGYGASKLTVESAVKYLQLANKLFSQAELHHFCASILELVIPVYKSRRAYGQLAKCHTMLTSIYESILEQESSLIPFADATYYRVGFYGEKFGKLDRKEYVYREARDVRLGDIMEKLSHIYESRMDGTTLHVIPDSRQVKADELQAEVCYLQITAVDPVMEDEDLGSRRERSFPLSVRARVFDRFLFDTPFTKNGKTQGGLEDQWKRRTVVQTDGSFPALVNRLQVIKSESLEFSPVENAIGMIETRTAALRNELEEPRSSEGDQLQSLQRILQGSVAVQVNSGVLSVCTAFLSGEPATRLRSQELQQLIAALLEFMAVCKRAIRVHFRLIGDEDEEFHTQLVNGFQSLTAELSHYIPAILSEL; encoded by the exons ATGGAACCGTTG CTGGACGAAAACTTGGAGCAATGGCCACATCTAAACGAGCTTGTTCAGAGCTATGGTGCTGATTGGGTTAAAGATGAGTACAAGTATGGGCACTATGAGAACGTTGGGTCCATCACGTTTCAGAACCAAGTATTCGAGGGGCCAAATACAGACATTGAAACAG AAATGGAACTAGCTAATGCTAGACGGACTAGGACACAAGTATCAACTGAAGAAGAAGTTTCAAGTACATCAGGAAGTAATTGCTTGCAGCATCTTGGAGAATCTCCGTTGCCGGCATATGAACCTGTTTTTGACTGGGATAATGAGAGATCCACAATATTTGGTCAAAGAATCCCTGCTGCTAACATTGTTCAGTACACCAG TGGGCTAAGGATTGCAGTGAAAGTCTTATCGTTGTCATTTCAAGCTGGGTTTGCAG AGCCATTTTATGGCACTATTTGTTTATATAATAGGGAGAGAAGGGAAAAACTATCAGAGGATTTCATATTCAACATGTTACCAGCAGATATACAAAAT ATGAATAGTTCTGTTGAGGCCCGCGGCATTTTTCATGTTGATGTACCATCAGCATCAGTCTGTTTGCTTATCCAATTAGAGAAGCCTGCTACTGAAGAAGGTGGAGTGACCTCATCAGTATATTCACGCAAGGAGCCA GTTCATCTTACTGAGAGGGAGAAACAAAAACTGCAAGTGTGGTCCCGACTCATGCCTCACCGAGAGTCCTTTGCTTGGGCAATTGTTCCACTCTTTGACGGTGGTGTTACTTCTGCTTCTGGTGGGTCTGCTTCCCCCAGCAGTCCTCTAGTTACTAGCCTTTCTGGCTCAACTTCTCAAGAAGGAGCTGCTGAACCAGTAGCAAAGATCACATTAGATGGAAAGCTTGAGTATTCCGGTGGAAATTCTGTTGTGGTTGAAGTATCAAATCTGAGCAAAGTCAAAGAAGGCTATACTGAGGAATCACTCCTG GATCCTAAGCGTAAGATTCACAAACCAGTGAAGGGTATCTTAAGATTGGAGATTGAGAAACTCCAATGTGGCCAAGTTGATTTGGGGGGTCATCCTAATATGTCTGATGGAAGGCAGAATTCTGACTTTGATGTGCATTCTTCTTACGGGGCAGTGCTGGATCGAAATGGATCAGTATCTCATGGTTTGGGAGATAGTGATACTAATGAT TTCCAGGCTTTTGACTTTCGGATAACTTCAAGGAATGAGCCCTTCTTACAACTTTTTCACTGTCTTTATGTGTACCCTTTAAGTGTCAGCATGACTAGAAAAAGAAATTTGTTTATTCGAGTTGAACTAAGAAAGGATGATGCTGATATACGCAAACCTCCTTTAGAG GCAATGCATCCAAGGGAACCAGGTTCTACACTTCAAAAGTGTGCCGAGACTCATGTTGCTGTTGGAGCTAGGGTTGCTTGCTATCATGATGAAATTAAAGTCTCGTTGCCTGCTATATGGACCCCATCACACCACCTTTTATTCACTTTGTTTCATGTTGACCTTCAAACAAAAATTGAATCTCCCAAGCCT GTGGTGGTAGGATATGCTGCTCTCCCTTTATCCGCTTATGCACA GTCAAAATCTGAGATTTCATTGCCTCTTATGCGGGAGTTGGTTCCACATTATCTACAAGATACCAGCAGG GAAAAGCCGGATTATTTGGAGGATGGTAAAAACGTGTTTAGACTCCGTCTGCGTTTATGTTCATCGTTGTCCCCAATAAGTGAACGGATTAGAGATTTCTTTCTTGAGTATGATCGGCACATTCTTCGAACAAGTCCACCTTGGGGATCTGAGCTTCTTGAg GCAATCAACAGTTTGAAGAATGTTGATTCCACAGCTTTACTTCAGTTTCTTCAGCCCATCTTAAACATGCTTCTCCACCTCATTGGCAATGGAGGGGAGACTTTGCAG GTTGCTGCTTTCAGAGCGATGGTTAATATATTGACAAG GGTGCAGCAAGAATCAGTTGATGATGGTGAAAGAAATCTTTTTCTTGTTAACTATGTTGACTTTGCTTTTGATGACTTTGGGGGTCGTCAACCACCTGTTTATCCAGGTTTATCTACAGTTTGGGGAAGTTTAGCCCGTAGCAAG GCTAAAGGTTACCGTGTTGGGCCAGTTTATGATGATGTATTGGCTATGGCTTGGTTTTTTCTTGAACTCATTGTCAAATCTATGGCATTGGAACAAACTCGGTTGTGCTATCACAATCTTCCTTCAG GAGAAGATGTTCCTCCAATGCAGTTGAAAGAAGGCGTCTTTAGATGTATCATGCAATTGTACGACTGCCTATTAACAGAAGTTCATGAGCGATGCAAAAAGGGTCTTGGTTTGGCTAAATATCTAAACAGTGGCATGGCTTTCTTTTGTTACGATCTTCTATCTACCATAGAGCCTCGCCAAGTTTTTGAACTG GTGTCTttgtatcttgataagttctcTGGAGTGTGTCAACCAGTGCTGCATGATTGCAAGCTCACATTTCTGCAGATTTTATGTGATCATGATCTTTTTGTGGAAATGCCAGGGAGAGATCCTTCTGACAG AAATTACATTTCATCTATTCTTATACAAGAGATCTTTATTGCTTGGGACCATGAAGATTTATCTATGCGAGCTAAG GCTGCAAGAATATTGGTGGTTCTACTGTGCAAGCACGAGTTTGATTTGCGCTACCAAAAGCTGGAAGATAAACTATATATTGCTCAGTTGTACTTCCCCCTTGTAGGCCAG ATACTAGATGAAATGCCTGTGTTGTACAATTTGGGTTCAAGTGAAAAGCGTGAGGTCTTGATCGCTATATTGCAAATCATACGCAATTTGGATGATGCCTCTCTTATTAAAGCTTGGCAACAAAGCATTGCCCGTACCAGATTATTCTTTAAACTTCTGGAAGAATGTCTAATTCATTTTGAG CAAAGGAAGCCTGACGACACCTTGCTTATGGGCAGTAGTTCTCGCAGTCCACTTGGAGATAAGCCCTTCCCATCAAAGTATTCTGAGAGACTTTCTCCTGCAATTAACCAGTATCTTTTGGAGGCTGCACGCCAAGAAGTTGGA CCCCAGGGAACACCTGAAAATGGATATTTGTGGCAAAGAGTCAACTCTCAGCTAAGCTCTCCTAGTCAGCCATATTCCTTAAGGGAAGCTCTAGCTCAAGCCCAATCTTCTAGAATTGGAGCTTCAACTCAAGCATTAAGGGAATCTTTGCACCCAATATTGAGGCAAAAATTG GAACTTTGGGAAGAAAACCTTAGCGCTGCTGTCAGTCTTCAAGTTCTGGAAATAATTGAGAAATTTTCTGGGGCTGTAGCATCCCGTACCATTGCTACTGATTATGGAAAACTTGATTGTATTACATCTCTATTTATGATAGTCTTTTCTCATAATCAATCTCTGGCTTTCTGGAAAGCTATCTTTCCAGTTTTCAATAATGTCTTTGAGCTTCATGGAGCAACACTGATGTCGAGGGAAAATGATCGTTTTCTAAAGCAAATTGCCTTCCATCTTCTACGGCTTGGAGTTTTTCGGAATGAGAATATTAGGAAAAGAGCTGTTATTGGGCTTCAGATACTTGTTCGG AGCTCTTTCTCCTACTTCGCGAAGACAGAAAGATTACAGGTTGTGCTCACCATTACATTGTCTGAATTGATGTCTGAAGTCCAAGTTACACATATGAAATCTGATGGGACTCTAGAAGAAAGTGGTGAAGCACGCCGTCTTCGAAAATCTTTGGAGGAGATGGCAGATGAATCTAAGACCCCTTCTATACTCAGAGAGTGTGGTCTTCCAGAAACAGCTCTTGTTGGCAGTAGTGAACAATTGTCAGATAACCGTTGGTCCTGGTCGGAAGTTAAAGTTCTCTCTGATAGTCTACTTCTGGCTCTTGATGCCAGCCTGGAACATGCACTACTG GCATCTGTTATGACAGTCGACAGATATGCTGCTGCAGAGAGTTTCTATAAACTTGCAATGGCATTTGCACCAGTTCCAGATCTTCATATAATGTGGTTATTACACCTGTGTGATGCCCACCAGGAGATGCAGTCTTGGGCTGAAGCAGCACAGTGTGCTGTTGCTGTTGCTGGAGTAGTGATGCAG GCACTCGTATCTAGAAATGATGGAGTATGGAGCTCGGATCATGTCTCTGCATTGCGCAAAATATGCCCCATGGTAAGTGGTGAGATAACTAGTGAGGCTTCAGCAGCCGAGGTAGAAGGATATGGCGCTTCAAAACTTACTGTTGAGTCAGCTGTCAAGTACCTGCAACTTGCAAATAAGCTCTTCTCTCAAGCTGAACTCCACCACTTCTGTGCCAGCATTTTAGAACTAGTTATTCCAGTGTACAAAAGCAGGAGGGCATACGGACAGTTAGCCAAGTGCCACACGATGCTGACAAGCATATACGAGTCAATTCTTGAGCAGGAATCGAGCCTCATACCCTTTGCCGATGCAACGTATTATAGGGTAGGTTTCTACGGTGAAAAATTTGGGAAGCTTGACAGGAAAGAGTATGTATATAGGGAAGCTCGTGACGTGAGGTTGGGTGATATAATGGAGAAACTCAGCCACATATATGAGTCGAGAATGGATGGTACAACGTTGCACGTAATCCCAGACTCTAGACAGGTCAAGGCCGATGAACTACAGGCAGAAGTTTGCTACTTGCAGATAACAGCTGTAGATCCAGTTATGGAAGATGAGGACTTGGGGAGCAGAAGAGAGAGATCATTCCCACTTTCTGTGCGAGCGCGCGTCTTTGATCGGTTTTTATTTGATACTCCTTTCACCAAAAATGGAAAGACTCAAGGAGGGTTGGAAGACCAGTGGAAACGGCGTACAGTGGTGCAGACAGACGGTTCATTCCCGGCCCTAGTAAACCGTCTGCAGGTGATAAAATCGGAATCGCTCGAGTTCTCTCCCGTGGAGAATGCGATTGGTATGATTGAAACGAGAACAGCAGCGTTACGAAACGAACTGGAGGAACCCCGCAGCTCAGAAGGCGATCAACTCCAGAGTCTACAGAGAATACTTCAGGGATCCGTGGCCGTCCAAGTGAACAGCGGAGTTCTGAGTGTTTGCACGGCATTCCTTTCGGGCGAGCCTGCAACCAGACTGCGGTCACAGGAGCTACAGCAACTCATTGCGGCACTCCTTGAATTCATGGCGGTTTGCAAGCGTGCTATCCGTGTCCACTTTCGCTTGATAGGCGACGAAGACGAAGAGTTTCACACGCAGCTTGTTAACGGATTTCAGTCACTAACTGCAGAATTGTCCCATTATATTCCAGCCATTCTTTCAGAACTGTAA
- the LOC121750723 gene encoding guanine nucleotide exchange factor SPIKE 1-like isoform X2 — protein MEAASASGVRFRRIPRQSFSNCFKMEPLLDENLEQWPHLNELVQSYGADWVKDEYKYGHYENVGSITFQNQVFEGPNTDIETEMELANARRTRTQVSTEEEVSSTSGSNCLQHLGESPLPAYEPVFDWDNERSTIFGQRIPAANIVQYTSGLRIAVKVLSLSFQAGFAEPFYGTICLYNRERREKLSEDFIFNMLPADIQNMNSSVEARGIFHVDVPSASVCLLIQLEKPATEEGGVTSSVYSRKEPVHLTEREKQKLQVWSRLMPHRESFAWAIVPLFDGGVTSASGGSASPSSPLVTSLSGSTSQEGAAEPVAKITLDGKLEYSGGNSVVVEVSNLSKVKEGYTEESLLDPKRKIHKPVKGILRLEIEKLQCGQVDLGGHPNMSDGRQNSDFDVHSSYGAVLDRNGSVSHGLGDSDTNDFQAFDFRITSRNEPFLQLFHCLYVYPLSVSMTRKRNLFIRVELRKDDADIRKPPLEAMHPREPGSTLQKCAETHVAVGARVACYHDEIKVSLPAIWTPSHHLLFTLFHVDLQTKIESPKPVVVGYAALPLSAYAQSKSEISLPLMRELVPHYLQDTSREKPDYLEDGKNVFRLRLRLCSSLSPISERIRDFFLEYDRHILRTSPPWGSELLEAINSLKNVDSTALLQFLQPILNMLLHLIGNGGETLQVAAFRAMVNILTRVQQESVDDGERNLFLVNYVDFAFDDFGGRQPPVYPGLSTVWGSLARSKAKGYRVGPVYDDVLAMAWFFLELIVKSMALEQTRLCYHNLPSGEDVPPMQLKEGVFRCIMQLYDCLLTEVHERCKKGLGLAKYLNSGMAFFCYDLLSTIEPRQVFELVSLYLDKFSGVCQPVLHDCKLTFLQILCDHDLFVEMPGRDPSDRNYISSILIQEIFIAWDHEDLSMRAKAARILVVLLCKHEFDLRYQKLEDKLYIAQLYFPLVGQILDEMPVLYNLGSSEKREVLIAILQIIRNLDDASLIKAWQQSIARTRLFFKLLEECLIHFEQRKPDDTLLMGSSSRSPLGDKPFPSKYSERLSPAINQYLLEAARQEVGPQGTPENGYLWQRVNSQLSSPSQPYSLREALAQAQSSRIGASTQALRESLHPILRQKLELWEENLSAAVSLQVLEIIEKFSGAVASRTIATDYGKLDCITSLFMIVFSHNQSLAFWKAIFPVFNNVFELHGATLMSRENDRFLKQIAFHLLRLGVFRNENIRKRAVIGLQILVRSSFSYFAKTERLQVVLTITLSELMSEVQVTHMKSDGTLEESGEARRLRKSLEEMADESKTPSILRECGLPETALVGSSEQLSDNRWSWSEVKVLSDSLLLALDASLEHALLASVMTVDRYAAAESFYKLAMAFAPVPDLHIMWLLHLCDAHQEMQSWAEAAQCAVAVAGVVMQALVSRNDGVWSSDHVSALRKICPMVSGEITSEASAAEVEGYGASKLTVESAVKYLQLANKLFSQAELHHFCASILELVIPVYKSRRAYGQLAKCHTMLTSIYESILEQESSLIPFADATYYRVGFYGEKFGKLDRKEYVYREARDVRLGDIMEKLSHIYESRMDGTTLHVIPDSRQVKADELQAEVCYLQITAVDPVMEDEDLGSRRERSFPLSVRARVFDRFLFDTPFTKNGKTQGGLEDQWKRRTVVQTDGSFPALVNRLQVIKSESLEFSPVENAIGMIETRTAALRNELEEPRSSEGDQLQSLQRILQGSVAVQVNSGVLSVCTAFLSGEPATRLRSQELQQLIAALLEFMAVCKRAIRVHFRLIGDEDEEFHTQLVNGFQSLTAELSHYIPAILSEL, from the exons ATGGAGGCTGCTTCTGCGAGCGGGGTTCGTTTTCGAAGGATACCACGGCAGTCCTTTTCAAATTGCTTTAAGATGGAACCGTTG CTGGACGAAAACTTGGAGCAATGGCCACATCTAAACGAGCTTGTTCAGAGCTATGGTGCTGATTGGGTTAAAGATGAGTACAAGTATGGGCACTATGAGAACGTTGGGTCCATCACGTTTCAGAACCAAGTATTCGAGGGGCCAAATACAGACATTGAAACAG AAATGGAACTAGCTAATGCTAGACGGACTAGGACACAAGTATCAACTGAAGAAGAAGTTTCAAGTACATCAGGAAGTAATTGCTTGCAGCATCTTGGAGAATCTCCGTTGCCGGCATATGAACCTGTTTTTGACTGGGATAATGAGAGATCCACAATATTTGGTCAAAGAATCCCTGCTGCTAACATTGTTCAGTACACCAG TGGGCTAAGGATTGCAGTGAAAGTCTTATCGTTGTCATTTCAAGCTGGGTTTGCAG AGCCATTTTATGGCACTATTTGTTTATATAATAGGGAGAGAAGGGAAAAACTATCAGAGGATTTCATATTCAACATGTTACCAGCAGATATACAAAAT ATGAATAGTTCTGTTGAGGCCCGCGGCATTTTTCATGTTGATGTACCATCAGCATCAGTCTGTTTGCTTATCCAATTAGAGAAGCCTGCTACTGAAGAAGGTGGAGTGACCTCATCAGTATATTCACGCAAGGAGCCA GTTCATCTTACTGAGAGGGAGAAACAAAAACTGCAAGTGTGGTCCCGACTCATGCCTCACCGAGAGTCCTTTGCTTGGGCAATTGTTCCACTCTTTGACGGTGGTGTTACTTCTGCTTCTGGTGGGTCTGCTTCCCCCAGCAGTCCTCTAGTTACTAGCCTTTCTGGCTCAACTTCTCAAGAAGGAGCTGCTGAACCAGTAGCAAAGATCACATTAGATGGAAAGCTTGAGTATTCCGGTGGAAATTCTGTTGTGGTTGAAGTATCAAATCTGAGCAAAGTCAAAGAAGGCTATACTGAGGAATCACTCCTG GATCCTAAGCGTAAGATTCACAAACCAGTGAAGGGTATCTTAAGATTGGAGATTGAGAAACTCCAATGTGGCCAAGTTGATTTGGGGGGTCATCCTAATATGTCTGATGGAAGGCAGAATTCTGACTTTGATGTGCATTCTTCTTACGGGGCAGTGCTGGATCGAAATGGATCAGTATCTCATGGTTTGGGAGATAGTGATACTAATGAT TTCCAGGCTTTTGACTTTCGGATAACTTCAAGGAATGAGCCCTTCTTACAACTTTTTCACTGTCTTTATGTGTACCCTTTAAGTGTCAGCATGACTAGAAAAAGAAATTTGTTTATTCGAGTTGAACTAAGAAAGGATGATGCTGATATACGCAAACCTCCTTTAGAG GCAATGCATCCAAGGGAACCAGGTTCTACACTTCAAAAGTGTGCCGAGACTCATGTTGCTGTTGGAGCTAGGGTTGCTTGCTATCATGATGAAATTAAAGTCTCGTTGCCTGCTATATGGACCCCATCACACCACCTTTTATTCACTTTGTTTCATGTTGACCTTCAAACAAAAATTGAATCTCCCAAGCCT GTGGTGGTAGGATATGCTGCTCTCCCTTTATCCGCTTATGCACA GTCAAAATCTGAGATTTCATTGCCTCTTATGCGGGAGTTGGTTCCACATTATCTACAAGATACCAGCAGG GAAAAGCCGGATTATTTGGAGGATGGTAAAAACGTGTTTAGACTCCGTCTGCGTTTATGTTCATCGTTGTCCCCAATAAGTGAACGGATTAGAGATTTCTTTCTTGAGTATGATCGGCACATTCTTCGAACAAGTCCACCTTGGGGATCTGAGCTTCTTGAg GCAATCAACAGTTTGAAGAATGTTGATTCCACAGCTTTACTTCAGTTTCTTCAGCCCATCTTAAACATGCTTCTCCACCTCATTGGCAATGGAGGGGAGACTTTGCAG GTTGCTGCTTTCAGAGCGATGGTTAATATATTGACAAG GGTGCAGCAAGAATCAGTTGATGATGGTGAAAGAAATCTTTTTCTTGTTAACTATGTTGACTTTGCTTTTGATGACTTTGGGGGTCGTCAACCACCTGTTTATCCAGGTTTATCTACAGTTTGGGGAAGTTTAGCCCGTAGCAAG GCTAAAGGTTACCGTGTTGGGCCAGTTTATGATGATGTATTGGCTATGGCTTGGTTTTTTCTTGAACTCATTGTCAAATCTATGGCATTGGAACAAACTCGGTTGTGCTATCACAATCTTCCTTCAG GAGAAGATGTTCCTCCAATGCAGTTGAAAGAAGGCGTCTTTAGATGTATCATGCAATTGTACGACTGCCTATTAACAGAAGTTCATGAGCGATGCAAAAAGGGTCTTGGTTTGGCTAAATATCTAAACAGTGGCATGGCTTTCTTTTGTTACGATCTTCTATCTACCATAGAGCCTCGCCAAGTTTTTGAACTG GTGTCTttgtatcttgataagttctcTGGAGTGTGTCAACCAGTGCTGCATGATTGCAAGCTCACATTTCTGCAGATTTTATGTGATCATGATCTTTTTGTGGAAATGCCAGGGAGAGATCCTTCTGACAG AAATTACATTTCATCTATTCTTATACAAGAGATCTTTATTGCTTGGGACCATGAAGATTTATCTATGCGAGCTAAG GCTGCAAGAATATTGGTGGTTCTACTGTGCAAGCACGAGTTTGATTTGCGCTACCAAAAGCTGGAAGATAAACTATATATTGCTCAGTTGTACTTCCCCCTTGTAGGCCAG ATACTAGATGAAATGCCTGTGTTGTACAATTTGGGTTCAAGTGAAAAGCGTGAGGTCTTGATCGCTATATTGCAAATCATACGCAATTTGGATGATGCCTCTCTTATTAAAGCTTGGCAACAAAGCATTGCCCGTACCAGATTATTCTTTAAACTTCTGGAAGAATGTCTAATTCATTTTGAG CAAAGGAAGCCTGACGACACCTTGCTTATGGGCAGTAGTTCTCGCAGTCCACTTGGAGATAAGCCCTTCCCATCAAAGTATTCTGAGAGACTTTCTCCTGCAATTAACCAGTATCTTTTGGAGGCTGCACGCCAAGAAGTTGGA CCCCAGGGAACACCTGAAAATGGATATTTGTGGCAAAGAGTCAACTCTCAGCTAAGCTCTCCTAGTCAGCCATATTCCTTAAGGGAAGCTCTAGCTCAAGCCCAATCTTCTAGAATTGGAGCTTCAACTCAAGCATTAAGGGAATCTTTGCACCCAATATTGAGGCAAAAATTG GAACTTTGGGAAGAAAACCTTAGCGCTGCTGTCAGTCTTCAAGTTCTGGAAATAATTGAGAAATTTTCTGGGGCTGTAGCATCCCGTACCATTGCTACTGATTATGGAAAACTTGATTGTATTACATCTCTATTTATGATAGTCTTTTCTCATAATCAATCTCTGGCTTTCTGGAAAGCTATCTTTCCAGTTTTCAATAATGTCTTTGAGCTTCATGGAGCAACACTGATGTCGAGGGAAAATGATCGTTTTCTAAAGCAAATTGCCTTCCATCTTCTACGGCTTGGAGTTTTTCGGAATGAGAATATTAGGAAAAGAGCTGTTATTGGGCTTCAGATACTTGTTCGG AGCTCTTTCTCCTACTTCGCGAAGACAGAAAGATTACAGGTTGTGCTCACCATTACATTGTCTGAATTGATGTCTGAAGTCCAAGTTACACATATGAAATCTGATGGGACTCTAGAAGAAAGTGGTGAAGCACGCCGTCTTCGAAAATCTTTGGAGGAGATGGCAGATGAATCTAAGACCCCTTCTATACTCAGAGAGTGTGGTCTTCCAGAAACAGCTCTTGTTGGCAGTAGTGAACAATTGTCAGATAACCGTTGGTCCTGGTCGGAAGTTAAAGTTCTCTCTGATAGTCTACTTCTGGCTCTTGATGCCAGCCTGGAACATGCACTACTG GCATCTGTTATGACAGTCGACAGATATGCTGCTGCAGAGAGTTTCTATAAACTTGCAATGGCATTTGCACCAGTTCCAGATCTTCATATAATGTGGTTATTACACCTGTGTGATGCCCACCAGGAGATGCAGTCTTGGGCTGAAGCAGCACAGTGTGCTGTTGCTGTTGCTGGAGTAGTGATGCAG GCACTCGTATCTAGAAATGATGGAGTATGGAGCTCGGATCATGTCTCTGCATTGCGCAAAATATGCCCCATGGTAAGTGGTGAGATAACTAGTGAGGCTTCAGCAGCCGAGGTAGAAGGATATGGCGCTTCAAAACTTACTGTTGAGTCAGCTGTCAAGTACCTGCAACTTGCAAATAAGCTCTTCTCTCAAGCTGAACTCCACCACTTCTGTGCCAGCATTTTAGAACTAGTTATTCCAGTGTACAAAAGCAGGAGGGCATACGGACAGTTAGCCAAGTGCCACACGATGCTGACAAGCATATACGAGTCAATTCTTGAGCAGGAATCGAGCCTCATACCCTTTGCCGATGCAACGTATTATAGGGTAGGTTTCTACGGTGAAAAATTTGGGAAGCTTGACAGGAAAGAGTATGTATATAGGGAAGCTCGTGACGTGAGGTTGGGTGATATAATGGAGAAACTCAGCCACATATATGAGTCGAGAATGGATGGTACAACGTTGCACGTAATCCCAGACTCTAGACAGGTCAAGGCCGATGAACTACAGGCAGAAGTTTGCTACTTGCAGATAACAGCTGTAGATCCAGTTATGGAAGATGAGGACTTGGGGAGCAGAAGAGAGAGATCATTCCCACTTTCTGTGCGAGCGCGCGTCTTTGATCGGTTTTTATTTGATACTCCTTTCACCAAAAATGGAAAGACTCAAGGAGGGTTGGAAGACCAGTGGAAACGGCGTACAGTGGTGCAGACAGACGGTTCATTCCCGGCCCTAGTAAACCGTCTGCAGGTGATAAAATCGGAATCGCTCGAGTTCTCTCCCGTGGAGAATGCGATTGGTATGATTGAAACGAGAACAGCAGCGTTACGAAACGAACTGGAGGAACCCCGCAGCTCAGAAGGCGATCAACTCCAGAGTCTACAGAGAATACTTCAGGGATCCGTGGCCGTCCAAGTGAACAGCGGAGTTCTGAGTGTTTGCACGGCATTCCTTTCGGGCGAGCCTGCAACCAGACTGCGGTCACAGGAGCTACAGCAACTCATTGCGGCACTCCTTGAATTCATGGCGGTTTGCAAGCGTGCTATCCGTGTCCACTTTCGCTTGATAGGCGACGAAGACGAAGAGTTTCACACGCAGCTTGTTAACGGATTTCAGTCACTAACTGCAGAATTGTCCCATTATATTCCAGCCATTCTTTCAGAACTGTAA